Part of the Gemmatimonadaceae bacterium genome, CCGAGCTGTAGTCCTTGCTGCTGTACAGCACCGCGAGACGTCCGTCCAGCAGCACCGCATCCAGTTGTTCGTGCACAAGGTTGTCGCCCCATCCATTCATCTCATGCGACGTCGTGGGCGGCCCGTTCTCGAACACGAAAAATGCGCGGTACAGCGCATGGGAGTTCGGAAGCGGGGCGAGTTTCCCCGCGACGCGGGAAATCTCTTCGCGCACGGTCTTGTGGAACGCGCCATCGACGTCATGGTTGTGGTCGTCGACAAACAGCATCCCGCCGCGTTGCAGATAGCGTCGCAGCACATCGGCTTCGCGTACCGTGAAGCGCACTGGAAGATGTCCGGTGAGAAACAACAGCGGATACTGAAACGCCGCCTCCGACGCCAACGCCACGACCGCACCCTGCGGCGCCACCGGAATCGCAGTATGACGCGCGATCGCGTCTATGACGTTGGCCGGGACCATCGGTGCGGAGTCCCAGTCACCGGACTCGTATTGCGCGGTGGCGAAGACGAACGGTTCCGGCGCCGGCGGGGTCACGGCGGCCCCCCGCGCGACCACGGCACCGCTGGAATACGGACGACGCCGCCAAGAACGCGTCGGGCCCGC contains:
- a CDS encoding DUF4159 domain-containing protein, producing the protein MVPANVIDAIARHTAIPVAPQGAVVALASEAAFQYPLLFLTGHLPVRFTVREADVLRRYLQRGGMLFVDDHNHDVDGAFHKTVREEISRVAGKLAPLPNSHALYRAFFVFENGPPTTSHEMNGWGDNLVHEQLDAVLLDGRLAVLYSSKDYSSEWSYHPDNKRFLSVDNTKFAVNIVVYALTR